The following are from one region of the Paenibacillus sp. JZ16 genome:
- the spoIIM gene encoding stage II sporulation protein M gives MQSFRQAFKDQTMLYVFVGVLFLVGVLFGALMVNALSLEQQQEMARYLNHFFVNVQDGGETMSQSSYWSIAALHLKWIGLIWILGLSVIGLPGILILDFLKGVLIGFTVGYLVGQYSWKGLLFALVSIAPQNLFIIPVLMMCSVAAITFSLYIIRDRFIMNRGGSMVKPFASYAMLTFFMVLLTLGVASFETWVTPVMMRWVTPMLL, from the coding sequence ATGCAATCATTCCGCCAAGCCTTTAAGGATCAGACCATGCTCTATGTGTTCGTGGGCGTCTTGTTTTTAGTTGGCGTCCTGTTTGGAGCGTTGATGGTCAATGCACTTTCATTGGAGCAGCAGCAGGAGATGGCCCGATATTTAAACCACTTTTTTGTAAACGTGCAGGACGGTGGAGAAACCATGAGTCAGTCTTCTTACTGGAGCATCGCAGCCCTTCATCTGAAATGGATCGGTTTGATATGGATTCTGGGATTGTCCGTTATCGGGCTTCCGGGAATATTGATATTGGACTTCTTAAAAGGAGTGCTTATTGGGTTTACGGTCGGTTACTTGGTCGGACAGTATTCTTGGAAAGGACTGCTGTTCGCCTTGGTATCGATTGCGCCGCAAAATTTGTTCATCATCCCCGTGCTCATGATGTGCAGCGTAGCGGCGATAACCTTCTCCCTATACATCATCAGGGACCGGTTTATTATGAATCGCGGCGGGAGCATGGTAAAGCCCTTTGCTTCGTATGCGATGCTGACCTTTTTCATGGTCCTGTTAACGCTCGGAGTCGCTTCTTTTGAAACCTGGGTAACCCCGGTCATGATGCGCTGGGTCACGCCAATGTTGCTATAA
- a CDS encoding endonuclease Q family protein: MLQPEKNMSTGEELQSYYCDMHIHIGRTSSGQAVKISASNNLTFENIAVEASERKGIQMIGIIDCHSPSVQQDILQCLDSGVMQEIDGGGIAYQDTVILLGSEIEIRESGRGAAHVLAYFPDLNTIQEFSVWMAKYMKNVQLSSQRIYVSPRELQQEILDRGGLLIPAHVFTPHKGLYGSMADRMSEVLDLNGIAGIELGLSADSSMAGRISELDAYSFLTNSDAHSLGKIGREYNRIDMAKPSFTEFRQALGTSNGRRISANYGLNPRLGKYHRTYCGGCDSILEEGSDIHELVRCPYCGSTKLVQGVFDRILNIADRKEPMVPQSRPAYHYQVPLEFIPGLGKSSMSKLLGAFGTEMHILHQATEAELAAVAGEGLAASIVMARNGTLSLSDGGGGSYGKVLR, translated from the coding sequence ATGCTGCAGCCTGAAAAGAACATGTCAACCGGGGAGGAGCTTCAGTCCTATTACTGCGACATGCACATTCACATAGGGCGCACAAGCAGCGGACAAGCTGTGAAAATTAGCGCAAGTAACAATTTGACCTTTGAGAATATAGCCGTGGAGGCCTCGGAGCGCAAAGGCATCCAAATGATCGGTATCATCGATTGCCATTCTCCTTCGGTACAGCAGGATATTCTCCAATGTTTGGACAGCGGCGTCATGCAGGAGATAGATGGAGGCGGCATCGCGTATCAGGATACGGTGATCCTGCTTGGAAGCGAGATTGAAATTCGCGAAAGCGGCCGTGGGGCAGCCCATGTGCTGGCCTATTTCCCTGACCTGAACACCATTCAGGAGTTTTCTGTCTGGATGGCAAAATACATGAAGAATGTGCAGCTTAGTTCGCAGCGCATCTATGTCAGCCCTCGTGAGCTGCAGCAGGAGATTTTGGATCGCGGCGGGCTGCTGATACCTGCACACGTCTTTACGCCTCATAAAGGGCTGTACGGCAGCATGGCGGATCGTATGAGCGAGGTGCTGGACCTGAACGGGATTGCGGGAATAGAGCTTGGACTCAGTGCTGATTCCTCGATGGCGGGGCGGATAAGCGAACTGGACGCCTACTCCTTTCTGACAAATTCGGATGCGCATTCGCTTGGAAAAATCGGCAGGGAATACAACCGGATTGATATGGCGAAGCCTTCATTTACCGAATTTCGCCAGGCGCTTGGAACAAGTAACGGTCGAAGAATCAGCGCGAACTACGGGCTTAATCCCAGACTCGGAAAATACCATCGTACTTACTGCGGCGGCTGTGACAGCATTCTGGAGGAGGGCAGCGATATTCATGAATTGGTGCGCTGTCCTTACTGCGGGAGTACCAAGCTGGTGCAGGGCGTGTTTGATCGGATTCTGAACATCGCTGACCGCAAAGAGCCCATGGTACCGCAAAGCCGGCCGGCATATCACTATCAGGTTCCGCTAGAGTTCATCCCGGGCCTTGGCAAATCGTCGATGTCGAAGCTGCTGGGGGCTTTCGGCACCGAAATGCACATCCTTCACCAGGCTACGGAAGCAGAGCTTGCCGCTGTTGCTGGAGAAGGGCTCGCTGCCAGCATTGTGATGGCTAGAAACGGGACATTGTCCTTATCGGATGGCGGGGGAGGCTCTTACGGGAAGGTTCTCCGCTAA
- a CDS encoding NUDIX domain-containing protein — MSDIGSKNREASDKLLEETTLSTQSIFEGKIISLQVDTVKLPNGETAKREVVRHPGAVAVLALKGDKMLAVNQFRQPLGRCEVEIPAGKLERGEDPLEAAKRELQEETGYSCGSIRKLHSFYTSPGFADEIIHLYLAEDLVSGDMNPDEDEFIEMMEISLEEAYSLIQEERISDAKTILAVYAWNMYSLTGKI; from the coding sequence GAAACCACCCTATCTACCCAATCGATTTTTGAAGGGAAGATTATTTCATTGCAGGTCGATACGGTGAAGCTGCCAAATGGGGAGACTGCGAAACGTGAAGTTGTCAGACACCCCGGCGCAGTAGCGGTGCTTGCCTTAAAAGGCGACAAAATGTTGGCCGTCAATCAATTTCGTCAGCCGCTTGGGCGCTGTGAGGTTGAAATCCCTGCAGGCAAGCTGGAGCGGGGGGAAGATCCGCTGGAAGCGGCGAAGCGCGAACTACAGGAAGAAACGGGTTATTCATGCGGTTCCATTCGTAAACTGCATTCCTTTTATACCTCCCCGGGATTTGCAGATGAGATCATTCACTTATATCTGGCAGAGGATCTGGTCAGCGGCGACATGAACCCGGATGAGGATGAATTTATAGAGATGATGGAAATCTCGCTGGAAGAGGCGTATTCACTCATACAAGAAGAAAGAATCAGCGATGCGAAGACCATTCTCGCCGTTTATGCTTGGAATATGTATAGCCTGACAGGAAAAATCTGA
- the fur gene encoding ferric iron uptake transcriptional regulator has translation MEARIDKIKQQLQSQGYKLTPQREATVSVLLENEDDHLSAEDVFMLVKEKAPEIGLATVYRTLELLSELHVVEKINFGDGVARYDLRTDTSKHHHHHLICTQCGSMDEIREDWLGPLEERLEREFNFTVHDHRLDFHGICYRCKEKGKNDQDKS, from the coding sequence ATGGAAGCGCGGATCGACAAAATTAAGCAGCAGCTACAATCCCAAGGATACAAATTAACGCCCCAACGGGAAGCCACGGTAAGCGTATTGTTGGAAAATGAAGACGACCACCTTAGCGCAGAGGATGTATTTATGCTCGTGAAAGAGAAGGCTCCGGAGATCGGTCTGGCAACCGTGTACCGTACCCTAGAGCTGCTCAGTGAGCTTCATGTTGTCGAGAAGATAAATTTTGGCGATGGTGTCGCCCGTTATGACTTGCGGACGGATACTTCGAAGCATCACCATCATCATTTGATATGTACTCAATGTGGAAGCATGGATGAGATACGCGAGGATTGGCTCGGTCCATTGGAAGAGCGGTTAGAGCGAGAGTTTAACTTTACCGTTCATGACCATCGGCTTGATTTCCATGGCATATGCTACCGTTGCAAAGAGAAGGGCAAGAATGACCAGGACAAATCATAA
- a CDS encoding YqzK family protein, protein MIISIRKIGSMIRFITMFAVLTMFFYFVLGWVGDWLTPVDPYRAPSGQAVKAFQPESTMDSRFSPAERLRLYYWYGE, encoded by the coding sequence GTGATTATATCGATCCGAAAAATAGGCTCAATGATCCGATTTATTACGATGTTTGCCGTTCTGACGATGTTTTTTTACTTTGTGCTGGGTTGGGTGGGAGATTGGCTGACCCCAGTGGATCCTTACCGTGCGCCTTCCGGTCAAGCGGTTAAGGCTTTTCAGCCTGAAAGCACCATGGACTCCCGATTTTCGCCGGCGGAACGTCTGCGATTGTACTACTGGTATGGGGAGTGA